The following are encoded together in the bacterium genome:
- a CDS encoding type II toxin-antitoxin system RelE/ParE family toxin, translating to MIKTFKCKETEKIFNRKFSRKLPNEIQRNAMKKLWIIDASPDIKTLRFPPSNHLETLKDNRKGQYSIRINLKWRICFKWKSGDAFDVEIIDYH from the coding sequence ATGATTAAAACTTTTAAATGTAAAGAAACAGAAAAAATATTTAATCGTAAATTTTCCCGGAAATTACCAAATGAAATACAAAGAAATGCCATGAAGAAATTATGGATTATTGATGCTTCTCCAGATATTAAAACGCTGCGTTTCCCACCATCAAATCATCTGGAAACATTAAAGGATAATCGAAAAGGCCAGTATAGTATCCGTATAAATTTAAAATGGCGAATTTGTTTTAAATGGAAATCTGGTGATGCTTTTGATGTTGAGATCATTGATTATCATTAG
- a CDS encoding plasmid pRiA4b ORF-3 family protein, whose protein sequence is MNNNNVVYQFKITLHEITPPIWRRIQVPIKYSFWDLHVAIQDSMGWLDYHLHAFRFRPKHKRKSIEVGIPVDDWGGEKVIPGWEVPIVEHFTDVGQIIQYEYDFGDGWSHEILFEGILLKTKGTKYPKCIDGERACPPEDCGSVDGYYRLIEILKDPKNSEYQENVEWLKGHAKNYWPYEPDNFIPSKVCFENPKKRWKIAFAQK, encoded by the coding sequence ATGAATAATAATAATGTGGTCTATCAATTCAAAATAACTCTACATGAGATAACACCTCCTATTTGGAGAAGAATACAAGTGCCAATCAAATATAGCTTCTGGGATTTGCATGTTGCAATTCAAGACTCGATGGGATGGCTGGATTACCATTTGCATGCCTTTCGATTTCGGCCAAAACATAAAAGAAAATCTATTGAAGTCGGAATACCTGTTGATGATTGGGGCGGTGAGAAAGTAATTCCTGGTTGGGAGGTTCCAATTGTCGAACATTTTACTGACGTAGGACAAATTATCCAATACGAATATGACTTTGGTGACGGCTGGTCACATGAAATTTTATTTGAAGGGATTCTTCTTAAAACGAAAGGTACAAAATACCCCAAATGTATCGATGGCGAACGCGCTTGTCCTCCCGAGGACTGTGGGAGCGTTGATGGTTATTACCGCCTCATTGAAATTCTGAAAGACCCAAAAAATAGTGAGTATCAAGAAAATGTTGAATGGCTCAAAGGTCATGCAAAAAATTATTGGCCCTACGAACCTGATAACTTCATCCCAAGCAAAGTTTGTTTTGAAAATCCTAAGAAGCGGTGGAAAATTGCATTTGCACAAAAGTAA